The following proteins are encoded in a genomic region of Amphiura filiformis chromosome 18, Afil_fr2py, whole genome shotgun sequence:
- the LOC140140093 gene encoding uncharacterized protein, translating to MASSKPPLLFLVPTPQSLGPTSLCLCRKIVWVQDKSIFYAFSPLMKTEADQITNFRVPISACVVNGNNLLTSVDGKLVGVQQVLGHVIQPNIQQPVLIEPTQLRQTHQAPTIQTPITISSRHVDNNRSRVTLMPSGQRTDKQLRNASIEITPHQQPSQKPSANSILQGKTKLKNFPVISVHSTKNHTRNTNTNRSSGSNKPGNLTVGHSQLKVKFPWNKTGSFDAYESKYQKPGNNVKDKMQPGKDARAMCKMAHIPNTDTEHVLKTQTTKSNTGPKDIVLQDTAVIPSKQIRESTHTPKMFQMTKSLRVTIPKLNSTSLKRLGCSKSSSLLLDIERKEKKTVAIRSKRGRHTLERPQRLTSLTHHPDFKHIPTTDKISFLKDLLKAQRSYLGL from the exons ATGGCGTCGTCAAAGCCACCGTTACTATTCCTGGTACCTACACCCCA GTCTCTAGGTCCCACGTCTTTATGCCTATGTCGTAAGATAGTTTGGGTTCAAGACAAATCGATATTCTATGCATTCTCACCACTGATGAAGACAGAGGCTGATCAGATTACTAATTTCAG GGTGCCAATTTCTGCATGCGTTGTAAATGGCAATAATTTACTGACTTCGGTGGATGGTAAACTTGTGGGTGTTCAGCAAGTCCTTGGTCACGTGATTCAACCAAATATCCAACAGCCCGTGCTTATTGAACCAACTCAACTAAGGCAGACCCATCAAGCACCTACGATACAAACACCGATAACAATTAGTAgccgacatgtcgacaataaccGATCAAGAGTAACTTTGATGCCATCGGGACAGAGAACAGATAAGCAATTACGGAATGCGTCAATAGAGATTACTCCTCACCAACAACCATCTCAGAAACCCAGTGCTAACAGCATCCTTCAAGGAAAAACCAAACTGAAGAACTTCCCTGTAATATCTGTTCATAGCACTAAAAATCATACAAGAAACACAAACACAAACAGAAGTTCCGGTTCCAACAAACCTGGAAATTTAACAGTCGGACACAGTCAATTAAAAGTCAAATTTCCGTGGAATAAAACTGGTTCGTTTGACGCATACGAAAGCAAATATCAGAAACCAGGAAATAATGTAAAAGATAAGATGCAACCTGGTAAAGATGCACGCGCAATGTGTAAAATGGCGCATATTCCAAACACAGACACAGAGCACGTGCTGAAAACGCAAACAACCAAATCGAATACTGGACCAAAAGATATTGTTTTACAAGACACTGCAGTAATCCCGTCAAAACAAATCAGAGAATCAACACATACACCTAAAATGTTTCAAATGACCAAATCGCTGCGTGTAACAATACCAAAACTCAACTCGACCTCGCTTAAGCGACTTGGATGCAGCAAATCGTCATCCCTATTGCTGGATATAGAGAGGAAGGAAAAGAAAACTGTAGCAATTAGAAGCAAGAGAGGTAGACATACTTTGGAAAGACCACAAAGATTGACCTCTTTGACACACCATCCCGATTTCAAACACATTCCGACTACTGACAAAATTAGTTTCCTGAAAGATCTCTTAAAAGCACAAAGGTCATATCTTGGTTTATAG